Proteins encoded together in one Neobacillus sp. FSL H8-0543 window:
- the tig gene encoding trigger factor, giving the protein MSVNWEKLEGNRGVLTFEVSAEKVNEGLTSAFNKVVKQVNVPGFRKGKMPRAMFEKRFGVEALYQDALDFIFPEAYGNAIDETGINPIDQPENVDFDLDEMGKDKPFTFKATVQVKPEVKLGEYKGLEVEELDTTVTDEDVAKEIETLQNRQAELVVKEEGAAELGDTVVIDFEGFVDGEAFEGGQAENHTLELGSGSFIPGFEEQLVGLATGDSKEVEVTFPEEYHAAELAGKPAVFKTTVHEIKGKELPELDDEFAKDVDDEVETLDALKEKIKTRLENSKKHEAEHHLRDSVVEQAAANAEVEIPEVLIENETKRMLQEFEQRLSQQGMNLELYFQFSGQDEAALRGQMKEEAEGRVRVNLTLEAIVEAENLEVSDEEVDAELEKMAGMYNMTVDNIKQALGGAGNLKGDLKIQKAVEFLVENKK; this is encoded by the coding sequence ATGTCAGTGAATTGGGAAAAATTAGAAGGAAACCGCGGTGTCCTTACATTTGAAGTTAGTGCAGAAAAAGTAAACGAAGGTTTAACTTCTGCATTTAACAAAGTTGTTAAACAAGTAAACGTTCCAGGCTTCCGTAAAGGTAAAATGCCTCGTGCGATGTTTGAAAAGCGCTTTGGTGTAGAAGCATTATATCAGGATGCTTTGGATTTTATTTTTCCAGAAGCTTATGGAAATGCAATTGACGAAACAGGAATCAATCCAATTGATCAACCTGAAAACGTTGATTTTGACCTTGATGAAATGGGCAAAGATAAACCATTCACTTTTAAAGCAACAGTTCAAGTAAAGCCTGAAGTTAAACTAGGCGAATACAAAGGGTTAGAAGTTGAAGAACTCGATACAACTGTTACTGATGAAGACGTGGCGAAGGAAATTGAAACTCTTCAAAACCGTCAAGCAGAGCTAGTTGTTAAAGAAGAAGGTGCTGCAGAACTTGGCGATACAGTAGTTATCGACTTCGAAGGATTTGTTGATGGAGAAGCATTCGAAGGCGGACAAGCTGAGAACCACACACTTGAATTAGGTTCAGGCTCATTCATTCCAGGATTTGAAGAGCAACTTGTAGGCCTAGCTACTGGCGATTCTAAGGAAGTAGAAGTTACATTCCCTGAAGAATACCACGCTGCTGAACTTGCTGGTAAACCAGCTGTTTTCAAAACAACTGTACACGAAATCAAAGGAAAAGAACTTCCTGAATTAGATGACGAATTTGCTAAAGATGTTGATGATGAAGTTGAAACATTAGATGCATTAAAAGAAAAAATTAAAACTCGTTTAGAAAACAGCAAGAAACATGAAGCTGAACATCACCTACGTGATTCTGTTGTAGAACAAGCTGCTGCAAATGCAGAAGTTGAAATTCCAGAAGTTTTGATTGAAAACGAAACAAAACGTATGCTTCAAGAATTTGAGCAACGCTTATCACAGCAAGGTATGAATCTTGAGCTTTACTTCCAATTCTCAGGTCAAGATGAAGCTGCCTTAAGGGGTCAAATGAAAGAGGAAGCTGAAGGCCGTGTACGTGTTAATTTAACACTTGAAGCGATTGTTGAAGCAGAAAACCTTGAAGTATCTGACGAAGAGGTAGATGCAGAGCTTGAAAAAATGGCTGGAATGTACAACATGACAGTTGACAACATCAAGCAAGCACTTGGCGGAGCTGGTAACCTTAAAGGTGACCTTAAAATTCAAAAAGCAGTAGAATTCCTAGTAGAAAATAAGAAGTAA
- a CDS encoding tetratricopeptide repeat protein: protein MKKRERAKRKDNVIFLPGLEKRLTEKGLEYLEMKRFNEAITFLEEAREHEPDNSDVLIGLVLAYFEAAEYKKGKELASEMLLRGIGDYFQMVDLYLTILIQLHEYQEIVTTIEALIDEKEIPPERYDHFLTILQFSRRMADNTQPDPSDEELEESNLRGLNLFQLNNLNEQMLVVSSLAEKNIRPYIEEIKEYLQADEGHPFLKSMLLSLLKEQEYDREIIVKKFNNIVTVTPTELSEINAQPRMKDIERILADRLESSNPVLFDNIRAMMERIFFISYPIKLDPEANSAWAAAFHMLGHSYQGIEIDLQEVSSDYEVSSQVIEKTMLIIGGIEEISYPNI from the coding sequence ATGAAAAAACGGGAACGAGCAAAAAGAAAAGACAATGTCATCTTCCTTCCCGGACTCGAAAAGAGATTAACGGAAAAGGGTCTAGAATACTTGGAAATGAAAAGGTTTAACGAAGCAATTACTTTTTTGGAAGAGGCCAGGGAGCATGAACCTGATAATAGCGATGTCTTAATCGGTCTGGTTCTTGCCTATTTTGAAGCAGCTGAATATAAAAAGGGGAAAGAGCTTGCAAGTGAAATGCTCCTAAGGGGGATTGGGGATTATTTTCAGATGGTCGATCTCTATTTGACCATCCTTATTCAACTGCATGAATACCAGGAAATCGTAACAACCATAGAAGCGTTAATTGACGAAAAGGAAATCCCTCCTGAAAGATATGATCACTTCCTGACTATTCTTCAATTTAGCAGAAGGATGGCAGATAATACTCAACCTGACCCAAGCGATGAAGAGCTAGAAGAAAGCAATCTAAGAGGCCTTAACCTTTTTCAATTAAATAATCTTAATGAGCAAATGCTCGTTGTTTCAAGTCTGGCAGAAAAAAATATCCGTCCCTATATCGAGGAAATAAAAGAGTATCTTCAAGCAGATGAGGGTCATCCCTTTCTAAAGTCGATGCTGTTATCTCTATTAAAAGAGCAAGAATATGACAGGGAAATAATTGTAAAAAAGTTCAACAATATAGTAACGGTGACCCCAACGGAACTGTCGGAAATCAATGCTCAACCGCGAATGAAGGATATTGAAAGGATATTAGCTGATAGATTAGAAAGCAGTAACCCTGTACTTTTTGATAATATTAGAGCCATGATGGAACGGATCTTTTTTATTAGTTATCCGATCAAACTGGACCCCGAAGCGAACTCTGCTTGGGCTGCTGCTTTTCACATGCTGGGTCATAGTTATCAGGGGATTGAGATTGATTTACAAGAAGTCTCAAGCGATTATGAGGTATCTTCACAAGTAATAGAGAAAACGATGCTGATTATAGGGGGAATAGAAGAAATTTCTTACCCCAATATATAG
- a CDS encoding metallophosphoesterase, with amino-acid sequence MGKVLVVSDSHGLTKELEVIRERHMNEVDLMIHCGDSQLMADNKAITGYLSVLGNCDFSGYPLETITEISGRKIFVTHGHRYSVKTSLMNLVYKAEEVNADIVCFGHSHILGAEVIDDRLFLNPGSIRLPRERLEKTYVILDIRDDKIMMSVFELGGREVKNLAREFGLPKSGNGNGE; translated from the coding sequence ATGGGTAAGGTATTAGTTGTTAGTGATAGTCACGGTTTGACGAAAGAGCTCGAAGTAATTAGAGAGCGCCACATGAACGAAGTCGATTTAATGATTCACTGCGGTGATTCTCAATTGATGGCTGATAATAAGGCAATTACTGGTTATTTGTCGGTCTTGGGCAATTGCGATTTCAGTGGGTATCCATTAGAAACAATCACAGAGATTTCCGGCCGAAAAATCTTTGTGACGCACGGCCATAGGTATTCTGTGAAAACTTCGTTGATGAACTTAGTTTACAAGGCTGAAGAAGTAAATGCAGATATTGTCTGTTTTGGACACTCGCATATCCTGGGGGCGGAGGTAATTGACGACAGACTGTTTTTAAATCCAGGGAGTATTCGATTGCCCCGGGAACGTTTGGAAAAGACCTATGTGATCCTTGATATACGCGACGATAAAATCATGATGTCGGTATTCGAATTAGGTGGACGAGAGGTGAAGAATTTAGCCCGCGAATTCGGGTTGCCTAAATCGGGAAATGGGAACGGTGAATAG
- a CDS encoding XTP/dITP diphosphatase, translated as MKEVIIATKNPGKAREFEHIFTPRGVSVRTLLDFPEIEDVEETGSTFEENAMLKAEAVSKQLNKMVIGDDSGLMVDALEGRPGIYSARYAGEQKDDQQNLEKVLFELAGIPEENRSARFYCALAVAIPNQETITVSGTCEGRILEEPRGVNGFGYDPIFFVPDKGVAMAELTGDEKNVISHRANALKKLDVILDTIIGKVE; from the coding sequence ATGAAAGAAGTGATTATTGCAACAAAAAATCCAGGAAAGGCAAGGGAGTTCGAACATATTTTCACGCCTAGAGGAGTGTCGGTTCGGACCCTGCTTGATTTTCCCGAGATTGAGGATGTTGAAGAAACAGGGTCTACATTTGAAGAGAATGCGATGCTAAAGGCCGAGGCTGTTTCCAAACAATTAAATAAAATGGTCATTGGCGATGATTCTGGGTTAATGGTAGACGCTCTTGAGGGAAGGCCAGGGATTTATTCGGCCAGGTACGCAGGCGAGCAAAAAGATGATCAGCAAAATCTTGAAAAGGTGCTTTTTGAATTAGCTGGTATACCTGAGGAAAATCGAAGTGCCAGATTTTACTGTGCACTTGCTGTAGCAATCCCGAACCAGGAGACTATTACCGTGTCCGGAACGTGTGAAGGGCGTATTCTTGAAGAACCTAGAGGGGTTAATGGATTTGGGTATGATCCAATATTTTTTGTGCCGGATAAGGGTGTGGCGATGGCTGAACTTACAGGGGATGAAAAAAATGTAATCTCCCACCGTGCCAATGCATTAAAGAAGTTGGATGTGATTCTTGATACGATTATAGGGAAAGTAGAATAA
- the rph gene encoding ribonuclease PH, whose product MRVDGREPFQLRPIHIETNYLMHPEGSVLISVGNTKVICTATIEDRVPHFMRGEGKGWITAEYSMLPRATESRNIRESSKGKVTGRTMEIQRLIGRALRAIVDLSALGEKTVWIDCDVIQADGGTRTASITGAFVAMAIALNKLSEKKGMRFAITDYLAATSVGILKNNETVLDLNYAEDSKAQVDMNVVMTGNGEFVELQGTGEESTFSYQQLQDLLGAAQEGLMELFEQQKTALGEEITKKIDDRRKK is encoded by the coding sequence TTGCGTGTTGATGGAAGAGAACCATTCCAATTAAGACCAATACATATCGAAACAAATTATTTAATGCATCCGGAAGGGTCTGTCCTCATTTCTGTAGGAAATACAAAGGTCATTTGTACAGCTACAATTGAAGATAGGGTTCCGCATTTTATGAGAGGGGAAGGAAAAGGCTGGATTACCGCAGAATATTCTATGCTCCCGCGGGCGACCGAATCAAGGAATATTCGAGAATCGTCAAAAGGAAAGGTCACAGGCAGGACGATGGAAATTCAGCGGTTAATTGGCCGAGCACTTCGAGCGATTGTTGATTTATCTGCACTAGGTGAGAAAACCGTTTGGATTGACTGTGATGTCATTCAAGCGGATGGCGGAACAAGAACGGCATCCATTACCGGCGCTTTTGTTGCGATGGCCATCGCTTTAAATAAACTCTCAGAAAAAAAAGGAATGAGGTTTGCGATTACCGATTACTTAGCGGCTACAAGTGTTGGTATATTAAAAAACAACGAGACAGTACTCGATTTAAATTATGCAGAGGATTCTAAAGCACAGGTGGATATGAATGTTGTTATGACTGGTAATGGTGAGTTTGTTGAATTGCAGGGTACGGGCGAGGAATCTACTTTTTCTTATCAGCAGCTGCAAGATTTATTAGGTGCGGCACAAGAGGGGCTGATGGAGCTTTTCGAACAGCAAAAAACGGCACTAGGGGAAGAAATAACAAAAAAAATAGATGATAGAAGAAAGAAATAA
- a CDS encoding GerMN domain-containing protein: MSKNKMKIIVTTVFASSLFLSGCGLFGNETTKKVDPPKEAEVTDKKVTEETTGKGEATEATIKTELYLVDKNGYVVPQTLALPKTTSVATQALQHLVTNGPVTDLLPNDFRAVLPEDTEISVDIKEDGVAVVNFSNEFKNYQPEDETKILEAVTWTLTQFDSVEKVKLQMNGHPLTEMPVNGTPISENLSRATGINIDTAGVIDITNTKPVTVYYIGGAEGSYYYVPVTKRVNNSVKDNIVAVVNELVKGPNSKSNLASEFMPDVALLNDPKVVDGTVTLDFNENIYGSFEEKEISQSLLNALVLSLTEQKGIESVSVTVKGKAELVDDQGKKLTEPVTRPEKVNTGSF; this comes from the coding sequence ATGTCAAAAAATAAAATGAAGATTATTGTTACAACTGTTTTCGCATCGTCACTTTTTTTGTCAGGCTGCGGTTTGTTCGGAAATGAGACTACAAAAAAAGTAGATCCGCCAAAGGAGGCTGAAGTAACCGATAAAAAAGTAACGGAAGAAACAACCGGCAAAGGTGAGGCAACTGAGGCAACCATAAAAACAGAGCTATACTTAGTTGATAAAAATGGGTATGTCGTCCCCCAAACCTTAGCACTTCCGAAAACAACCTCTGTAGCAACGCAAGCGTTACAGCATTTAGTAACAAATGGACCTGTCACAGATCTGCTGCCTAATGATTTCCGTGCGGTTTTGCCTGAGGATACTGAGATTTCCGTAGATATCAAAGAAGATGGAGTTGCAGTAGTTAATTTTTCAAATGAATTTAAAAACTATCAGCCTGAAGATGAAACGAAAATTCTCGAGGCAGTAACATGGACACTTACTCAATTCGATTCCGTTGAAAAAGTTAAACTGCAAATGAACGGTCACCCATTAACGGAGATGCCTGTCAATGGAACACCGATTAGTGAAAATTTATCAAGAGCAACGGGAATTAATATTGATACGGCTGGGGTAATCGATATTACGAATACAAAACCTGTAACGGTTTATTATATTGGCGGAGCAGAAGGATCATACTATTATGTCCCAGTTACAAAGAGAGTTAATAATAGCGTGAAGGACAATATTGTTGCAGTGGTAAATGAATTGGTAAAAGGGCCAAACTCAAAGTCAAATCTTGCTTCCGAGTTTATGCCTGATGTCGCGTTACTTAATGATCCAAAGGTAGTGGATGGAACAGTTACTTTGGATTTTAATGAAAACATCTATGGCAGTTTTGAAGAGAAAGAAATCTCACAATCTTTATTAAATGCACTTGTACTATCGTTAACAGAACAAAAAGGAATTGAAAGTGTTTCTGTAACGGTAAAAGGAAAAGCTGAATTAGTAGATGATCAGGGTAAAAAATTGACCGAGCCAGTAACGCGCCCAGAAAAAGTAAACACAGGTAGTTTTTAA
- the racE gene encoding glutamate racemase, giving the protein MKQQPIGVIDSGVGGLTVAKEIMRQLPNEKIIYLGDTARCPYGPRTVKEVKKFTWELTTFLLQKNIKMLVIACNTATAAVLDEIRNELSIPVLGVIYPGARAAIKRTKNYRVAIIGTEGTVKSGAYEKALMALNSRLHVKSQPCPKFVPLVESGEYNGSIAEKIVTEALKPLQNQKFDTLILGCTHYPLLEPLIQQVMGEDVHIISSGDETAREISTILHYNGILETNEDEPVHEFYTTGSRTIFSKIASQWLGAEINNVKKIKL; this is encoded by the coding sequence TTGAAACAACAACCCATAGGTGTAATCGATTCAGGTGTTGGCGGATTAACGGTTGCGAAGGAAATTATGAGACAGCTTCCAAATGAAAAAATTATCTATTTGGGGGATACAGCCCGCTGTCCATACGGTCCAAGGACAGTTAAGGAAGTAAAAAAGTTCACTTGGGAATTAACAACCTTTTTATTACAAAAAAACATCAAGATGCTTGTCATTGCTTGTAATACAGCGACAGCAGCTGTCCTTGATGAGATTAGAAACGAGCTATCCATCCCTGTCTTGGGGGTTATCTATCCTGGGGCTAGGGCAGCGATTAAACGCACAAAAAACTACCGAGTGGCGATTATTGGTACGGAAGGTACGGTTAAGAGTGGCGCCTATGAAAAAGCGTTAATGGCTCTTAATAGCAGGCTGCATGTGAAAAGTCAGCCGTGTCCCAAATTTGTTCCTCTAGTTGAAAGCGGCGAGTATAACGGAAGTATAGCAGAGAAGATTGTTACTGAGGCGTTAAAGCCATTGCAAAATCAAAAATTTGATACGCTTATTTTAGGCTGTACCCATTATCCATTGCTTGAACCGCTTATTCAGCAGGTGATGGGTGAGGACGTGCATATTATTAGTTCAGGGGATGAAACAGCTAGGGAAATCAGCACGATTCTCCACTATAACGGTATTCTTGAGACAAATGAGGACGAGCCTGTACATGAATTTTATACGACAGGTTCAAGAACAATTTTTTCAAAAATTGCCTCCCAGTGGCTTGGAGCAGAAATTAACAATGTGAAAAAAATTAAATTATAA
- a CDS encoding MarR family transcriptional regulator — translation MEIKDSQSTSNHTVANIEKDMRYISGIIKQKGREMLSNYKITPPQFVALQWLFEEGDMTIGELSNKMFLAFSTTTDLVDRMEKNNLVLRSKDPQDRRVVRIHLLDEGGRIIDEVIKKRQVYLEEVLTNFSEDEIQLLQSSLMKLHQEMR, via the coding sequence ATGGAAATAAAAGATTCACAGAGTACAAGCAATCATACAGTCGCAAACATTGAAAAAGATATGCGGTATATATCTGGAATTATTAAGCAAAAGGGAAGAGAAATGCTTAGTAATTATAAAATCACCCCGCCGCAATTTGTTGCACTTCAGTGGCTATTCGAAGAGGGCGATATGACAATTGGAGAACTTTCAAACAAAATGTTTTTGGCTTTTAGTACAACGACAGACCTTGTGGACCGAATGGAGAAAAATAACCTTGTGCTAAGATCAAAGGACCCTCAAGATCGAAGGGTCGTCAGAATTCACTTGCTTGATGAGGGCGGAAGAATTATTGATGAGGTTATTAAAAAACGGCAAGTATACTTAGAGGAAGTATTGACTAATTTTTCAGAAGATGAAATTCAACTGCTGCAAAGCAGCTTAATGAAACTGCATCAGGAAATGCGTTAA
- the gerE gene encoding spore germination transcription factor GerE produces the protein MKENEYNHKPLLTKREREVFELLVQDKTTKEIAGELFISEKTVRNHISNAMQKLGVKGRSQAVVELLRMGELEL, from the coding sequence TTGAAGGAGAATGAATATAATCATAAGCCGTTGCTCACCAAACGGGAAAGAGAAGTATTCGAACTATTAGTACAGGATAAAACTACTAAGGAAATCGCTGGTGAATTATTTATAAGCGAAAAAACAGTTCGAAATCATATATCTAATGCCATGCAAAAGCTTGGTGTAAAGGGGCGTTCACAAGCAGTTGTAGAGCTCCTTCGTATGGGAGAGCTCGAACTATAA
- a CDS encoding class D sortase: MVKKIPLIIILAGLLIIGVAAWQMINVKVQTNTALKEAKEIVAMGNQEDSSSESPTSTEKKPPKFGDTVGLLTIPRLKSELPIVEGTDPNDLNKGVGHYAGSYFPGENGQIVLSGHRDTVFRRLGELEKGDTFEMQLANGSFTYEISHTKIVESDDTSIITLQNEEEELIVTTCYPFNVIGDSPQRYIIYAKPI, encoded by the coding sequence ATGGTGAAGAAGATTCCGTTGATAATAATTTTAGCTGGATTATTAATTATTGGAGTAGCTGCTTGGCAAATGATTAATGTTAAGGTTCAAACCAATACGGCTCTTAAAGAAGCGAAGGAAATCGTTGCAATGGGAAACCAGGAGGATTCATCATCAGAATCTCCCACTAGTACTGAAAAAAAGCCTCCTAAATTTGGTGATACTGTAGGGTTACTCACGATTCCTAGACTCAAATCGGAATTGCCAATCGTTGAAGGTACAGATCCAAATGATCTCAATAAAGGCGTTGGTCATTATGCTGGCTCTTATTTTCCAGGCGAAAATGGCCAGATTGTCTTATCAGGACATCGGGATACAGTCTTCAGGCGGTTAGGTGAATTAGAAAAAGGCGACACATTTGAAATGCAGCTGGCCAACGGTTCGTTTACCTATGAAATTTCGCATACAAAAATTGTTGAATCTGATGATACGAGCATCATCACACTTCAAAATGAAGAAGAGGAATTAATTGTTACTACCTGTTATCCCTTCAACGTAATAGGTGATTCACCGCAACGTTACATCATATATGCAAAACCAATTTAA
- the sdhB gene encoding succinate dehydrogenase iron-sulfur subunit: MSENKTVKFIVTRQDSPDADPYEETFELPYRPNMNVISALMEIRRNPVNAKGQDTIPVNWDMNCLEEVCGACSMIINGKPRQSCSALVDQLEQPIRLAPMKTFPVVRDLQVDRSRMFDALKKVKAWIPIDGTYDLGPGPRMPEKKRQWAYELSKCMTCGVCLEACPNVNSNSSFIGPQPLSQVRLFNAHPTGEMNKAERLETIMGDGGLANCGNSQNCVQSCPKGIPLTTSIAALNRDTTIQAFRSFFGSDHA; this comes from the coding sequence ATGTCTGAAAATAAAACAGTAAAGTTTATCGTTACTCGTCAAGATAGCCCTGATGCTGATCCTTATGAAGAAACATTTGAATTACCCTACCGTCCAAATATGAACGTCATTTCAGCATTGATGGAAATCCGAAGAAACCCTGTAAACGCTAAGGGCCAAGATACGATACCAGTTAATTGGGATATGAACTGCCTTGAAGAGGTTTGCGGAGCATGCTCGATGATAATCAATGGCAAGCCGCGTCAATCTTGTTCAGCACTTGTTGACCAGCTTGAACAGCCAATCAGATTGGCACCAATGAAAACATTCCCTGTTGTTCGTGACCTTCAAGTCGATCGGAGCAGAATGTTCGATGCTCTTAAGAAAGTAAAAGCATGGATTCCAATCGATGGAACGTACGACTTAGGACCTGGACCGCGTATGCCTGAGAAGAAGCGTCAATGGGCATACGAACTATCAAAATGTATGACTTGCGGTGTTTGTCTTGAGGCATGTCCGAATGTTAACAGTAACTCAAGTTTTATTGGTCCACAGCCACTTTCCCAAGTACGCCTATTCAATGCTCATCCAACAGGTGAGATGAATAAAGCAGAACGTTTAGAGACCATTATGGGCGACGGCGGTTTAGCAAACTGTGGTAACTCTCAAAACTGTGTGCAATCATGTCCAAAGGGTATTCCTTTAACTACTTCGATCGCAGCCTTGAACCGTGATACAACAATCCAAGCATTTAGAAGCTTCTTCGGAAGTGACCATGCTTAA
- the sdhA gene encoding succinate dehydrogenase flavoprotein subunit, with amino-acid sequence MSKGKVIIVGGGLAGLMATIKVAETGTPVELFSLVPVKRSHSVCAQGGINGAVNTKGEGDSTWIHFDDTVYGGDFLANQPPVKAMCDAAPGIIHLMDRMGVMFNRTPEGLLDFRRFGGTQHHRTAFAGATTGQQLLYALDEQVRRHEVAGLVTKYEGWEFLGSVLDDDGVCRGIVAQNLSSMEIKSFAGDAVILATGGPGIIFGKSTNSVINTGSAASIVYQQGAYYANGEMIQIHPTAIPGDDKLRLMSESARGEGGRVWTYKDGKPWYFLEEKYPAYGNLVPRDIATREIFDVCVNQKLGINGENMVFLDLSHKDPHELDVKLGGIIEIYEKFMGDDPRKLPMKIFPAVHYSMGGLWVDYDQMTNIPGLFAAGECDYSQHGANRLGANSLLSAIYGGMVVGPNVVNYIKGLEKSSDAVSSSVFDRSVKEQEDKWNSIMSLSGTENAYVLHKELGEWMTDNVTVVRHNDRLLKTDEKLQELLERYKKINIHDTSKWSNQGAVFTRQLENMMQLARVITIGAYNRNESRGAHYKPEFPNRNDEEFLKTTMAKFVDSSSAPAFHYEEVDVSLIKPRERNYATKKGE; translated from the coding sequence ATGAGTAAGGGTAAGGTGATTATAGTCGGCGGCGGCTTAGCGGGCTTAATGGCAACCATTAAAGTTGCAGAAACAGGAACTCCAGTTGAATTATTTTCACTAGTTCCAGTAAAGCGTTCCCACTCCGTTTGTGCCCAAGGCGGGATTAATGGAGCAGTAAATACAAAAGGTGAAGGCGATTCTACATGGATCCACTTTGATGACACTGTGTATGGCGGTGACTTCTTAGCCAATCAGCCGCCAGTTAAAGCAATGTGTGATGCAGCGCCGGGAATTATTCATTTAATGGACCGGATGGGAGTTATGTTTAACCGTACACCAGAAGGCCTTTTAGACTTCCGTCGCTTTGGCGGTACACAGCATCACCGTACAGCATTTGCTGGAGCTACAACAGGCCAACAGCTGCTTTACGCATTGGATGAGCAAGTACGCCGTCATGAGGTAGCTGGGTTAGTGACAAAATATGAAGGCTGGGAATTCCTGGGTTCTGTCCTCGATGATGACGGAGTTTGCCGCGGAATCGTTGCTCAAAATCTTAGTTCTATGGAAATTAAATCCTTTGCTGGGGATGCTGTTATCTTGGCAACGGGCGGACCTGGAATTATTTTTGGAAAATCAACGAACTCTGTAATAAACACTGGTTCTGCTGCATCTATCGTTTATCAGCAAGGAGCATATTATGCAAACGGAGAAATGATTCAAATTCATCCAACTGCTATTCCTGGTGATGACAAGCTTCGTTTAATGAGTGAATCTGCTCGTGGTGAAGGTGGACGAGTATGGACGTATAAAGACGGAAAACCTTGGTATTTCTTAGAGGAAAAATATCCTGCCTACGGAAACCTTGTACCGCGTGATATCGCTACCCGCGAAATATTTGATGTTTGTGTTAATCAAAAACTAGGGATTAATGGCGAAAACATGGTATTCCTAGATCTTTCTCACAAAGATCCGCATGAACTAGATGTCAAGCTCGGCGGTATTATTGAAATCTATGAAAAATTCATGGGTGATGACCCGCGTAAACTTCCAATGAAAATTTTCCCTGCTGTTCACTATTCGATGGGTGGACTATGGGTTGACTATGACCAAATGACAAACATCCCTGGACTATTTGCTGCTGGTGAGTGTGATTATTCACAACACGGTGCTAACCGACTGGGTGCTAACTCATTACTTTCTGCAATTTATGGCGGTATGGTCGTTGGACCGAACGTTGTTAACTATATTAAAGGTCTTGAAAAGAGTTCAGATGCAGTTTCTTCTTCTGTTTTTGACCGTTCTGTGAAAGAGCAGGAAGATAAGTGGAATTCTATCATGTCATTAAGCGGAACAGAAAATGCTTACGTTCTTCATAAAGAGCTTGGTGAGTGGATGACCGACAACGTAACGGTTGTTCGTCATAACGACAGACTTTTAAAGACGGATGAAAAGCTTCAAGAGCTTTTAGAGCGCTATAAAAAAATTAATATTCATGATACTAGTAAATGGAGTAACCAAGGAGCGGTATTTACTAGACAACTAGAAAATATGATGCAGCTTGCCCGTGTAATAACAATCGGTGCTTACAATCGGAATGAGAGCCGTGGTGCTCATTATAAACCAGAGTTTCCTAATCGTAATGATGAAGAGTTCTTGAAAACAACAATGGCTAAATTTGTTGATTCTTCATCTGCACCAGCTTTCCATTATGAAGAAGTAGACGTTTCGTTAATTAAGCCTCGAGAACGTAACTATGCAACAAAGAAGGGGGAGTAG
- a CDS encoding succinate dehydrogenase cytochrome b558 subunit: MAGNREFVLRRVHSMLGVIPIGLFLVQHLVVNHFATGGPESFNKAADFMGNLPFRIVLETVIIYLPILFHAIYGLYIAFTAKNNTNKYGYFRNWMFFLQRVSGIITLIFIAWHVWETRIAAAFGTHVDFNMMNEILSSPFMFVFYVIGTISTVFHFANGLWSFLVSWGITVSPRSQVISTYFTTGVFVVLSIILVRTLLAFI, from the coding sequence ATGGCGGGGAATCGAGAGTTCGTATTACGAAGAGTGCATTCAATGCTAGGAGTCATTCCTATTGGATTATTCCTTGTGCAGCATCTAGTTGTCAACCATTTTGCTACAGGAGGACCTGAGTCCTTTAACAAGGCAGCGGATTTTATGGGGAATCTGCCATTTAGGATTGTCCTAGAAACTGTAATTATTTATTTACCAATTTTATTTCATGCAATCTATGGTCTTTATATTGCCTTCACAGCAAAAAATAATACGAACAAATATGGCTATTTTAGAAACTGGATGTTCTTCCTCCAGCGTGTATCAGGCATCATCACACTGATTTTTATTGCGTGGCATGTATGGGAAACGCGGATTGCGGCAGCGTTTGGAACACATGTAGACTTTAACATGATGAATGAGATCTTATCATCGCCATTCATGTTCGTGTTTTATGTAATCGGTACAATCTCAACTGTTTTCCATTTTGCGAACGGATTATGGTCATTCTTGGTTAGCTGGGGTATAACCGTTTCTCCTCGTTCACAAGTAATTTCTACATACTTTACAACTGGGGTATTTGTAGTACTATCTATTATTTTAGTTCGTACATTACTAGCATTTATTTAA